The following proteins are co-located in the Sulfurospirillum deleyianum DSM 6946 genome:
- a CDS encoding polysulfide reductase produces the protein MLHYEVQLKNCWDLGAKDELLFNKTMIIGYFFLFLAMVGIYEIFDVRYFSAAANAHASGLNPTDPALKEAMRLAVFGDVGEVNRNIPWTLFIVNYMYMIYTGSGVIFIVALAELMGFHVIAKAAAGFMAVGLSMVFAGLFTIATDLNMLNMLWMVLTPNISAGMWLMLPLYCTYIPFVLFEIYLLLTNKREWAKRLALPILVLSIGVDLVEYYIQAKLFSMNTARHLWTEFPFLTFYFIISAFVSSLGVMGIYSYLVHKNKEEYNELMDLIRKAMLFFVSILALYEVFGYMAVDKDWSFLILFGPFKPIYFGGYILLTLALPFFFIFKPGKSLYTLLASVCVVIGGFVGRYIFVYGGNANPMSNRFGLGYEKYDFYALEKSFNYVAPHLGEVLIVVGSLGVIMIVYKVFDSILSVSDFREHH, from the coding sequence TTGCTACACTACGAAGTGCAACTCAAGAATTGCTGGGATTTAGGTGCGAAAGATGAGCTCTTATTTAATAAGACAATGATTATTGGATATTTTTTCCTTTTTCTTGCCATGGTAGGTATTTATGAGATTTTTGATGTGAGGTATTTTAGTGCAGCCGCCAATGCTCATGCTTCAGGTCTTAATCCAACGGACCCTGCGCTCAAAGAGGCAATGCGTTTAGCCGTATTTGGCGATGTCGGAGAGGTAAATCGTAATATCCCATGGACACTGTTTATCGTGAATTACATGTACATGATTTACACAGGAAGTGGCGTTATTTTTATTGTTGCGTTGGCTGAGTTGATGGGTTTTCATGTGATTGCTAAAGCAGCGGCTGGATTTATGGCAGTTGGTTTGTCTATGGTGTTTGCAGGACTTTTTACCATCGCAACGGATTTGAACATGCTCAATATGCTGTGGATGGTCTTGACACCAAATATAAGTGCGGGTATGTGGTTAATGTTACCGCTTTATTGTACCTATATTCCTTTTGTTCTGTTTGAAATTTACTTACTTTTGACGAATAAAAGAGAGTGGGCAAAACGTTTGGCTTTACCTATTTTGGTTTTAAGCATTGGCGTGGATTTGGTGGAGTATTATATTCAAGCGAAGTTGTTTTCTATGAATACCGCGCGTCATCTCTGGACAGAGTTTCCATTTTTGACGTTTTATTTTATTATTTCAGCATTTGTTTCTTCTTTGGGTGTAATGGGTATTTATAGTTACTTAGTCCACAAAAATAAAGAAGAATATAATGAATTAATGGATTTAATTAGAAAAGCAATGTTGTTTTTCGTATCCATCTTAGCGCTTTATGAAGTTTTTGGTTATATGGCAGTGGATAAAGATTGGTCTTTTTTAATTCTTTTTGGACCGTTTAAACCTATTTACTTTGGGGGTTATATCTTATTGACATTGGCGTTACCGTTTTTCTTTATTTTCAAACCAGGTAAATCACTTTATACCCTTCTTGCGTCTGTGTGTGTGGTCATAGGTGGTTTTGTTGGACGATATATCTTTGTCTATGGTGGTAATGCGAATCCAATGTCTAATCGTTTTGGGTTGGGTTACGAGAAATATGATTTTTATGCTTTAGAAAAATCATTTAATTACGTGGCTCCTCATTTAGGTGAGGTATTGATTGTGGTTGGTTCTTTAGGTGTGATTATGATTGTCTACAAAGTGTTTGATAGTATTCTCTCAGTCAGTGACTTTAGAGAACATCATTAA